One window of the Pseudomonas lurida genome contains the following:
- the mug gene encoding G/U mismatch-specific DNA glycosylase, with protein MNDRLDDILADHLDVVFCGINPGKGSAALGLHFANRSNRFWRTVHLAGFTPDEIRPEDGRTLLHCHCGLTTVVERPTASAGELARHEFTDAAAAFEHKIQRHAPRFVAFLGKAGYSALSGKREIEWGLQPQRLGGASVWVLPNPSGRNLAFSLEQLVVAYRQLREAIAQADPAPLLS; from the coding sequence ATGAACGACCGCCTCGACGACATCCTGGCCGACCACCTGGACGTGGTGTTCTGCGGCATCAACCCCGGCAAGGGCTCCGCCGCCCTGGGCCTGCACTTTGCCAATCGCAGCAATCGCTTCTGGCGCACCGTGCACCTGGCGGGCTTTACACCCGATGAAATCCGCCCTGAGGACGGCCGTACGTTGCTGCACTGTCACTGTGGCCTGACGACGGTTGTTGAGCGCCCCACCGCAAGCGCTGGCGAGCTGGCACGGCATGAGTTCACCGATGCGGCAGCAGCGTTTGAACACAAAATCCAACGCCATGCCCCCCGTTTCGTGGCCTTTCTCGGCAAGGCTGGCTACAGCGCGCTGTCCGGTAAGCGCGAGATTGAGTGGGGGTTGCAGCCGCAGCGGCTGGGCGGCGCGTCGGTGTGGGTGCTACCGAACCCCAGTGGACGCAACCTGGCGTTCAGCCTGGAGCAACTGGTGGTCGCCTACCGACAACTTCGGGAGGCCATTGCGCAGGCCGATCCTGCGCCCTTACTCTCTTGA
- a CDS encoding LysR substrate-binding domain-containing protein, which yields MLKHWPPLGTLRGFEAAARLGSFHKAAEELHLTQSAISQQIRSLESYLEQPLFFRSGRSVSLTDAGHDFLSTTQALLQQLAVGVRRLGQYRKPNQLVLNTTPTFARHWLLPRLADFRLQHPEVDLWIFSTDEVPDMTSQTIDLAVRDDISSQAECSFKVLHADRLFPACHPRVLKQPLAQRTTLHGEREMDWSHWAVEAGIDMGQQDQGLNFSDPGLLLDAVCSGLGIGLVSQLLSRQAQEDGLLVPLVEATIRGPSWALLTHRDSEHDPLARRFTAWLLTHLQADPT from the coding sequence ATGCTCAAGCACTGGCCGCCACTCGGCACCCTGCGCGGCTTCGAAGCCGCCGCCCGGCTGGGCAGTTTCCACAAGGCTGCCGAAGAACTGCACCTGACCCAATCGGCGATCAGCCAGCAGATCCGCAGCCTGGAGTCCTACCTCGAGCAGCCGTTGTTTTTCCGCAGCGGGCGCAGCGTGAGCCTGACCGACGCCGGCCATGACTTCCTCAGCACCACCCAGGCGCTGTTGCAGCAACTGGCGGTGGGCGTGCGGCGCCTGGGGCAATATCGCAAGCCCAATCAACTGGTGCTCAATACGACGCCGACCTTCGCACGCCACTGGCTGCTGCCTCGGCTTGCGGATTTCCGCCTGCAGCACCCGGAGGTCGATCTGTGGATCTTCAGCACCGACGAAGTACCCGACATGACCAGCCAGACCATCGACCTGGCGGTGCGCGATGACATCAGCTCCCAGGCCGAATGCAGCTTCAAGGTGCTGCACGCTGACCGGCTGTTTCCCGCCTGTCATCCACGGGTGTTGAAGCAGCCCTTGGCGCAACGCACCACCCTGCACGGGGAACGGGAAATGGACTGGAGTCATTGGGCAGTGGAAGCCGGCATCGATATGGGGCAGCAGGACCAGGGCTTGAATTTTTCCGACCCTGGCCTGTTGCTCGACGCGGTGTGCAGCGGGCTGGGGATTGGCCTGGTCAGCCAGTTGTTGAGCCGCCAAGCGCAAGAAGACGGCTTGCTCGTGCCCTTGGTAGAGGCGACCATCCGCGGGCCGAGTTGGGCACTGTTGACCCACCGCGACAGCGAGCATGACCCGCTGGCGCGCCGTTTCACGGCGTGGCTGCTCACCCACTTGCAGGCAGATCCAACATGA
- a CDS encoding SMP-30/gluconolactonase/LRE family protein: MSCIAVTPHRAQLGEGPFWDAPTQALYWVNIAGKQALRLMGGQLQVWQLPEHVSAFIPCERGDALVTLSSGVYRLDLVTEALTLLCVADPQAGNRGNEARCDAQGRLWLGTMQNNIGEQGEDLPITRRSGGLFRIDADAQVTPLLSGLGIPNTLLWSDDGRQVHFGDSLDGTLYRHAIQPGGQLDPAQTWFGPHERGGPDGSAMDVEGYIWNARWDGSCLLRLTPEGEVDRIVELPVSRPTSCVFGGPNLTTLYITSAASPLDHPLDGAVLAMEVDVAGKPCHRFAG; the protein is encoded by the coding sequence ATGTCGTGTATCGCCGTTACCCCGCACCGTGCACAGTTGGGCGAAGGTCCGTTCTGGGATGCGCCCACCCAGGCACTGTATTGGGTGAATATCGCCGGCAAGCAGGCGCTGCGCCTGATGGGCGGGCAGTTGCAGGTGTGGCAGTTGCCGGAGCATGTCTCGGCGTTCATCCCGTGTGAACGCGGCGATGCCTTGGTGACCTTGAGCAGTGGCGTGTATCGCCTCGACCTGGTCACCGAGGCCCTGACCCTGCTGTGCGTGGCCGACCCACAAGCAGGCAACCGTGGCAACGAAGCACGCTGCGATGCCCAGGGCCGCCTGTGGCTGGGCACGATGCAGAACAACATTGGCGAGCAGGGTGAAGACCTGCCCATTACCCGACGTTCCGGCGGCCTGTTTCGCATCGATGCCGATGCGCAGGTCACGCCGTTGCTCAGCGGCCTGGGCATTCCCAACACCTTGCTGTGGAGTGATGACGGCCGCCAGGTGCATTTCGGCGACAGCCTGGACGGTACGCTGTACCGGCATGCTATCCAGCCAGGCGGCCAGCTCGACCCCGCGCAAACGTGGTTCGGCCCACACGAGCGTGGCGGGCCGGACGGCTCCGCCATGGACGTTGAAGGCTATATCTGGAACGCCCGCTGGGACGGCAGTTGCCTGTTGCGCCTGACACCCGAGGGCGAGGTGGACCGTATCGTCGAACTGCCCGTCAGCCGCCCCACTAGTTGCGTGTTTGGTGGCCCGAACCTCACCACCCTGTACATCACCAGTGCTGCCAGCCCCTTGGATCACCCCTTGGATGGCGCGGTACTGGCGATGGAAGTCGATGTCGCGGGAAAACCCTGTCATCGCTTCGCCGGCTAA
- a CDS encoding aldose epimerase family protein produces the protein MKHPRYLLSGLAMSMLIASGGAQAAGLSSEHKPFGKTNDGTAVEQYILRNSHGMQATVITYGGVLQSLAVPDKHGKVEDVVLGFDDVQGYQSGTAFFGATIGRFGNRLAGGAFELDGKRYQVPLNDGPNSLHGGAQGFDKHVWKAESIKDKDSVGVKLSYLSKDGEMGFPGNLKTEVTYRLNDRNELHIDYTATTDKPTVLNLTNHSYFNLAGAGNGDILKQVATLHASHYTPVNATLIPTGELAPVKGTPMDFLKPTPIGQHIKEDHPQLKFAEPKQGGFDFNWALDTKGDVKQLAAEVHDPASGRRLQLFTTEPGVQFYTSNFLDGSVKGKAGKTYQHWSGFTLETQHFPDAPNQPKFASTRLNPGQTYTQNTVFKFTAD, from the coding sequence ATGAAGCACCCTCGATACCTGCTCTCGGGCTTGGCGATGTCCATGCTGATCGCCAGTGGCGGCGCCCAGGCTGCAGGCCTCAGCAGCGAGCACAAACCTTTCGGCAAAACCAACGACGGCACCGCCGTCGAACAGTACATCTTGCGTAACAGCCACGGCATGCAAGCCACCGTGATCACCTACGGCGGTGTGTTGCAGTCGCTGGCGGTGCCGGACAAACACGGCAAGGTCGAAGACGTCGTGCTGGGCTTCGATGACGTGCAAGGCTATCAAAGCGGCACCGCGTTTTTCGGCGCCACCATCGGACGCTTCGGCAATCGCCTGGCCGGCGGTGCCTTCGAGCTCGACGGCAAACGCTACCAGGTGCCACTCAACGACGGGCCCAATTCGCTGCATGGCGGCGCACAAGGCTTCGACAAACACGTGTGGAAGGCCGAGTCGATCAAGGACAAGGACTCGGTCGGCGTGAAGCTGAGCTACCTGTCCAAGGACGGCGAGATGGGCTTTCCGGGCAACCTGAAGACCGAAGTCACCTACCGCCTCAATGACCGCAACGAATTGCACATCGACTACACCGCCACCACCGATAAACCGACGGTGCTCAACCTCACTAACCACAGCTATTTCAACCTGGCCGGCGCGGGGAATGGCGACATCCTCAAGCAGGTGGCGACCTTGCATGCCAGCCATTACACACCGGTGAATGCGACGCTGATTCCCACCGGCGAACTGGCGCCCGTCAAGGGCACGCCGATGGACTTCCTGAAACCCACACCGATCGGCCAGCACATCAAGGAAGATCACCCGCAGCTCAAATTCGCCGAACCGAAACAGGGTGGGTTCGACTTCAACTGGGCGCTGGATACCAAAGGCGATGTGAAGCAGTTGGCGGCCGAGGTGCACGACCCTGCGTCCGGGCGGCGGTTGCAGCTGTTTACCACGGAGCCTGGGGTACAGTTTTATACCAGTAACTTCCTCGATGGTTCGGTGAAGGGCAAGGCTGGCAAGACGTATCAGCATTGGAGTGGGTTCACACTCGAGACCCAGCATTTTCCGGATGCGCCCAACCAACCCAAGTTTGCCTCGACCCGCCTGAACCCAGGGCAGACTTACACCCAGAACACCGTCTTCAAATTCACCGCCGATTAA
- the araH gene encoding L-arabinose ABC transporter permease AraH, producing MTTQHNVLPTARKPLDLRALLDNWAMLLAAVSIFLLCALLIDNFLSPLNMRGLGLAISTVGIAACTMLFCLASGHFDLSVGSVIACAGVVAAIVMRDTDSVMLGIGAALLMGLMVGLINGIVIAKLRVNALITTLATMQIVRGLAYIFANGKAVGVSQDQFFIFGNGQLLGVPVPILITVLCFLFFGWLLNYTTYGRNTMAIGGNPEAALLAGVNVDRTKILIFAVHGVIGALAGVILASRMTSGQPMIGQGFELTVISACVLGGVSLSGGVGMIRHVIAGVLILAIIENAMNLKNIDTFYQYVIRGSILLLAVVIDRMKQR from the coding sequence ATGACCACTCAACACAATGTGCTGCCCACCGCGCGCAAGCCCCTGGACCTGCGCGCACTGCTGGACAATTGGGCCATGCTATTGGCGGCCGTGAGTATCTTTTTGCTGTGCGCGTTGCTCATCGACAACTTCCTCTCACCGTTGAACATGCGCGGGCTGGGCCTGGCGATTTCCACCGTGGGCATCGCCGCCTGCACCATGCTGTTCTGCCTGGCGTCGGGGCATTTCGACCTGTCGGTGGGCTCGGTGATTGCCTGCGCCGGGGTGGTCGCGGCGATTGTGATGCGCGACACCGACAGCGTCATGCTGGGCATTGGCGCTGCGTTGCTGATGGGCCTGATGGTAGGGCTGATCAACGGCATCGTGATCGCCAAGCTACGGGTCAATGCGCTGATCACCACCTTGGCGACCATGCAGATCGTGCGTGGCCTGGCGTACATTTTTGCCAACGGCAAGGCCGTGGGCGTGTCCCAGGATCAGTTCTTTATCTTCGGCAACGGCCAACTGCTGGGCGTGCCGGTGCCGATCCTGATTACCGTCCTGTGCTTCCTGTTCTTCGGCTGGCTGCTCAACTACACCACGTATGGGCGCAACACCATGGCCATCGGCGGCAACCCGGAAGCGGCGTTGCTGGCAGGGGTGAATGTAGACCGCACCAAGATCCTGATCTTCGCCGTGCATGGGGTGATCGGCGCGTTGGCCGGGGTGATCCTGGCTTCGCGCATGACGTCCGGCCAGCCCATGATCGGCCAGGGCTTCGAGCTGACGGTGATCTCGGCGTGTGTGCTGGGCGGGGTGTCGTTGAGCGGCGGGGTAGGCATGATCCGCCACGTGATTGCCGGTGTACTGATCCTGGCGATCATCGAGAATGCGATGAACCTGAAGAACATCGACACGTTCTACCAGTACGTGATCCGGGGCTCGATCCTGCTGCTGGCCGTCGTCATCGACCGCATGAAACAACGCTGA
- a CDS encoding glutathione S-transferase family protein has translation MKLIGMLDSPYVRRVAISLDVYGVDFVHEPLSVFRAFSEFAQINPVVKAPTLVLDDGTVLMDSSLILDYLEALAPDNKKLLAQQPAARAQDLQVLGLALAACEKSVQIVYEHNLRPAEKLHAPWLDRISGQLLAAYSLLDQQLADSGALTQASITAAVAWSFSQFTVGSVVKADAFPNLKRHAERLEQHPAFKRYPIE, from the coding sequence ATGAAACTGATCGGCATGCTGGACTCGCCCTACGTACGCCGCGTGGCTATTTCCCTGGACGTGTACGGGGTGGACTTTGTGCATGAACCGCTGTCGGTGTTCCGCGCCTTCAGCGAGTTCGCCCAGATCAACCCGGTGGTCAAGGCCCCGACCCTGGTGCTGGACGATGGCACGGTGCTGATGGACTCCAGCCTGATCCTCGACTACCTGGAAGCCCTCGCCCCGGATAACAAGAAGCTGCTCGCGCAACAGCCCGCCGCGCGCGCCCAGGACCTGCAGGTACTTGGCCTGGCGCTGGCGGCCTGCGAGAAAAGCGTACAGATCGTCTACGAACACAACCTGCGCCCCGCCGAGAAACTGCATGCGCCCTGGCTCGACCGCATCAGCGGCCAATTACTGGCCGCCTATTCACTGCTGGACCAGCAACTGGCTGACAGTGGAGCACTGACCCAGGCGTCGATTACTGCGGCGGTGGCCTGGTCGTTCAGCCAGTTCACCGTAGGCTCGGTGGTCAAGGCGGATGCCTTTCCCAACCTCAAGCGCCACGCAGAGCGGCTGGAACAGCACCCGGCGTTCAAGCGTTACCCCATCGAATAA
- the araG gene encoding L-arabinose ABC transporter ATP-binding protein AraG, with the protein MTAAVLRFDGIGKTFPGVKALDGISFSAHPGQVHALMGENGAGKSTLLKILGGAYIPSTGTLRIGEQTMAFKNAADSIASGVAVIHQELHLVPEMTVAENLFLGHLPSRLGVVNRSLLRQQALACLKGLADEIDPAEKLGRLSLGQRQLVEIAKALSRGAQVIAFDEPTSSLSAREIDRLMAIITRLRDEGKVVLYVSHRMEEVFRICNAVTVFKDGRYVRTFEDMSALTHDQLVTCMVGRDIQDIYDYRPREQGEVALKVTGLLGPGLREPISFSVRKGEILGLFGLVGAGRTELFRLLSGLERASAGQLELCGKPLHLQSPRDAIAAGVLLCPEDRKKEGIIPLSSVAENINISARGAHSTFGWLLRDGWEKGNADQQIKAMKVKTPNATQKIMYLSGGNQQKAILGRWLSMPMKVLLLDEPTRGIDIGAKAEIYQIIHNLAAQGIAVIVVSSDLMEVMGISDRILVLCEGAMRGEQTREHATESNLLQLALPRSLAN; encoded by the coding sequence ATGACCGCTGCCGTCCTTCGGTTTGACGGCATCGGCAAAACCTTTCCCGGGGTCAAGGCGCTGGATGGCATCAGCTTCAGCGCCCACCCAGGGCAAGTGCACGCCTTGATGGGCGAGAACGGCGCGGGCAAGTCGACGCTGTTGAAGATCCTCGGCGGCGCCTACATCCCCAGTACCGGCACGCTGCGGATCGGCGAGCAGACCATGGCCTTCAAGAACGCCGCCGACAGCATTGCCAGCGGCGTGGCGGTGATCCATCAGGAACTGCACCTGGTGCCGGAAATGACGGTGGCCGAGAACCTGTTCCTCGGGCACTTGCCGTCGCGTCTTGGCGTGGTCAACCGAAGCCTGCTGCGCCAGCAGGCACTGGCCTGCCTGAAGGGCCTGGCGGATGAAATCGATCCGGCAGAAAAACTCGGTCGCCTGTCGCTCGGCCAGCGCCAGCTGGTGGAAATCGCCAAGGCGTTGTCCCGTGGCGCCCAGGTAATCGCCTTTGACGAGCCCACCAGTAGCCTGTCTGCACGGGAGATCGACCGCTTGATGGCGATCATCACCCGCCTGCGCGACGAGGGCAAAGTGGTGCTCTACGTGTCCCACCGCATGGAGGAGGTGTTCCGCATCTGCAACGCCGTGACGGTGTTCAAGGACGGCCGCTACGTGCGTACGTTCGAGGACATGAGTGCGCTGACCCACGACCAGTTGGTGACGTGCATGGTGGGCCGCGATATCCAGGATATCTACGACTACCGCCCGCGTGAGCAGGGCGAAGTGGCGCTGAAGGTCACTGGCCTGCTGGGGCCCGGCCTGCGTGAGCCGATCAGTTTCTCGGTGCGCAAGGGCGAGATTCTGGGCCTGTTCGGACTGGTGGGCGCCGGGCGAACGGAGCTGTTTCGCCTGCTCAGTGGCCTGGAGCGCGCCAGCGCCGGGCAACTGGAACTCTGCGGCAAGCCCCTGCACTTGCAGTCACCTCGCGATGCCATCGCCGCTGGCGTGTTGTTGTGCCCGGAGGACCGCAAGAAAGAGGGCATCATTCCACTGTCCAGCGTCGCCGAGAACATCAATATCAGTGCACGTGGGGCCCATTCCACGTTCGGCTGGCTGCTGCGCGATGGCTGGGAAAAGGGCAACGCCGACCAGCAGATCAAGGCCATGAAGGTCAAGACGCCCAACGCGACGCAGAAGATCATGTACCTGTCGGGCGGCAATCAACAGAAGGCCATTCTCGGTCGTTGGCTGTCGATGCCGATGAAGGTGTTGCTGTTGGACGAACCGACCCGTGGCATCGATATCGGCGCCAAGGCCGAGATCTACCAGATCATTCATAACCTCGCGGCCCAGGGCATTGCCGTGATTGTGGTGTCCAGCGACCTGATGGAAGTGATGGGCATCTCCGACCGCATCCTGGTGCTGTGCGAAGGCGCAATGCGGGGTGAGCAAACTCGCGAACACGCCACTGAATCCAACCTGCTGCAACTGGCCCTGCCGCGCAGCCTGGCGAACTGA
- a CDS encoding aldehyde dehydrogenase (NADP(+)) codes for MTQYLGHNYIGGQRSANGSVTLQSVDATTGEALPQAFYQATPQEVDAAARAAAQAYPAYRALSASRRAQFLDAVADELDALGEDFVELVCRETALPAARIKGERGRTSGQMRLFATVLRRGDFYGARIDKALPDRQPLPRPDLRQYRIGLGPVAVFGASNFPLAFSTAGGDTAAALAAGCPVVFKAHSGHMATAERVADAIIRAAEATEMPAGVFNMIFGGGVGEALVKHPAIQAVGFTGSLKGGRALCDMAAARPQPIPVFAEMSSINPVIVLPQALTARADTVARDLTASVVQGCGQFCTNPGLVIGIASPAFTAFTQQVAQLIGDQPPQTMLNAGTLGSYGKGLEKLLAHPGIQHLAGSKQAGNQAQPQVFKADVRLLIEGDEVLQEEVFGPTTVFVEAADQAQLSAALQGLHGQLTATLIGEPADLQQFAELTPLLEQKVGRILLNGYPTGVEVCDSMVHGGPYPATSDARGTSVGTLAIDRFLRPVCFQNYPDSLLPDALKNANPLRIQRLVDGTPSRDPL; via the coding sequence TACCAGGCTACGCCGCAGGAAGTCGACGCCGCCGCCAGGGCGGCCGCGCAGGCCTATCCCGCCTACCGCGCCTTGAGTGCGTCGCGCCGCGCGCAGTTCCTGGACGCGGTGGCCGATGAACTGGACGCGCTGGGGGAAGATTTTGTCGAGCTGGTGTGCCGCGAAACCGCGCTGCCGGCTGCGCGCATCAAGGGCGAGCGTGGGCGCACCAGCGGCCAGATGCGCCTGTTCGCCACGGTGCTGCGTCGCGGTGATTTCTACGGCGCGCGCATCGATAAGGCGTTGCCTGACCGCCAGCCGCTGCCACGCCCGGATCTACGTCAATACCGCATCGGCCTGGGGCCGGTCGCGGTGTTTGGCGCGAGCAATTTCCCCCTGGCGTTTTCCACCGCGGGCGGTGACACCGCCGCCGCACTGGCAGCCGGCTGCCCGGTGGTGTTCAAGGCTCACAGCGGGCATATGGCGACGGCAGAACGCGTCGCCGATGCGATCATCCGGGCGGCCGAGGCCACCGAGATGCCGGCGGGTGTGTTCAATATGATTTTCGGCGGTGGCGTGGGTGAAGCACTGGTCAAGCACCCGGCCATCCAGGCCGTCGGCTTTACCGGTTCGCTCAAGGGCGGCCGTGCATTGTGCGACATGGCGGCGGCACGCCCGCAACCGATCCCGGTGTTCGCCGAGATGTCGAGCATCAACCCGGTGATCGTGCTGCCCCAGGCATTAACCGCACGGGCCGACACGGTGGCGCGCGACCTGACCGCCTCGGTGGTGCAGGGCTGCGGCCAGTTCTGCACCAACCCCGGGCTGGTCATCGGTATTGCTTCGCCTGCATTCACTGCGTTCACCCAACAGGTCGCGCAACTGATCGGCGACCAACCACCACAGACCATGCTTAACGCGGGCACCCTGGGCAGCTATGGCAAGGGCCTGGAAAAGCTCCTGGCGCACCCTGGCATCCAGCACCTGGCGGGGAGCAAACAGGCTGGCAATCAAGCGCAACCGCAGGTGTTCAAGGCCGATGTGCGCCTGTTGATCGAGGGCGATGAGGTGCTGCAGGAAGAAGTGTTCGGCCCCACCACGGTGTTTGTGGAAGCGGCCGACCAGGCACAGCTCAGCGCTGCCCTGCAAGGCCTGCACGGCCAACTCACGGCAACCCTCATTGGCGAACCGGCCGACCTGCAACAGTTCGCCGAACTCACGCCACTGCTGGAGCAGAAAGTGGGGCGCATCCTGCTCAACGGCTACCCGACCGGCGTGGAGGTCTGCGATTCGATGGTGCACGGCGGTCCCTACCCGGCGACCTCCGATGCCCGTGGCACCTCGGTCGGCACCTTGGCCATCGACCGTTTCCTGCGCCCGGTGTGCTTCCAGAATTACCCTGATAGCCTGCTACCCGACGCGTTGAAAAACGCCAACCCGTTGCGTATCCAGCGGCTGGTGGATGGCACGCCATCTCGCGACCCGCTGTAA
- a CDS encoding SDR family NAD(P)-dependent oxidoreductase, giving the protein MNTRHAVYPDLEGKAVLISGGASGIGEFMVRAFAAQGAKVGFVDRAQSQGERLAALLSSRGHTVEFVNCDITDEIAYKAAIGRFEHSLGPITVLVNNAANDVRHTLEEVDSEMFDRLISVNLKHAFFAAKAVVPMMKSAGGGAIINLGSVGWMMASAGYPVYAASKAAAHGMTRALARELGPSRIRVNTLVPGWVMTEKQLAMWVDDAAKELISRSQCLPGSVLPEHIANMALFLASDASAMCSAQNFIVDGGWV; this is encoded by the coding sequence ATGAACACTCGGCACGCGGTTTACCCCGACCTTGAAGGCAAGGCTGTCCTGATCTCGGGAGGCGCCTCGGGTATTGGCGAATTCATGGTGCGCGCCTTCGCCGCGCAGGGCGCCAAGGTCGGCTTTGTCGACCGCGCACAAAGCCAGGGCGAGCGCCTGGCGGCGCTGTTGAGTTCGCGGGGGCATACGGTGGAGTTCGTGAATTGCGACATCACGGATGAGATCGCCTACAAAGCCGCCATTGGACGTTTCGAACACTCCCTGGGGCCCATCACTGTGCTGGTGAACAACGCCGCCAATGATGTGCGCCACACCCTGGAAGAAGTCGACTCGGAGATGTTCGACCGGCTCATCTCCGTCAACCTGAAACACGCGTTCTTCGCCGCCAAGGCCGTGGTGCCAATGATGAAAAGTGCGGGCGGTGGGGCGATCATCAACCTCGGGTCGGTCGGCTGGATGATGGCCTCCGCCGGCTACCCGGTGTACGCCGCCAGCAAGGCCGCCGCCCACGGCATGACCCGCGCGCTCGCCCGGGAACTGGGGCCGAGCCGCATCCGTGTGAATACGCTGGTGCCGGGTTGGGTGATGACAGAAAAACAACTGGCGATGTGGGTCGACGATGCCGCGAAGGAATTGATCAGCCGCAGCCAGTGCCTGCCAGGCAGCGTGCTGCCGGAGCACATTGCCAATATGGCGTTGTTCCTGGCCTCTGATGCATCGGCGATGTGTTCGGCGCAGAACTTTATCGTGGATGGTGGGTGGGTCTGA
- a CDS encoding substrate-binding domain-containing protein, whose protein sequence is MNRRRRLRSLCCAAVAVSAMSLSGLLLAAEEVKIGFLVKQAEEPWFQTEWAFAEKAGKEHGFTVIKIAVPDGEKTLSAIDSLAANGAKGFVICPPDVSLGPAIVAKAKANGLKVIAVDDRFVDAKGAFMEDVPYLGMAAFEVGQKQGAAMAAEAKKRGWDWKDTYAVINTFNELDTGKKRTDGSVKSLEEAGIPKDHILFTAAKTLDVPGSMDATNSALVKLPSGAKNLIIGGMNDNTVLGGVRATESAGFKAANVIGIGINGTDAIGELKKPSSGFFGSMLPSPHIEGYNTALMMFEWVTKGTEPAKYTAMDEVTLITRENFQAELTKIGLWQ, encoded by the coding sequence ATGAATCGTCGTCGTCGTTTGCGTTCCCTGTGCTGTGCCGCCGTGGCGGTCTCGGCCATGAGCTTGAGTGGCCTGCTACTGGCCGCTGAGGAAGTGAAGATCGGTTTCCTGGTCAAGCAGGCTGAAGAGCCGTGGTTCCAGACCGAATGGGCATTTGCCGAAAAAGCCGGCAAGGAACATGGCTTTACTGTGATCAAGATCGCCGTGCCCGACGGTGAAAAAACCCTGTCGGCCATCGACAGCCTGGCCGCCAACGGCGCCAAGGGGTTTGTGATCTGCCCGCCGGATGTGTCACTCGGCCCGGCCATCGTCGCCAAGGCCAAGGCCAATGGCCTGAAAGTCATTGCCGTGGATGACCGTTTCGTCGATGCCAAGGGGGCCTTCATGGAAGACGTGCCGTACCTGGGCATGGCCGCCTTTGAAGTCGGCCAGAAGCAGGGCGCCGCGATGGCCGCCGAAGCGAAAAAACGCGGGTGGGACTGGAAGGACACCTACGCGGTGATCAACACGTTCAACGAACTCGATACCGGTAAGAAGCGCACCGACGGCTCCGTCAAATCCCTGGAAGAAGCCGGCATTCCCAAGGACCACATCCTGTTCACCGCCGCCAAGACCCTCGACGTACCCGGCAGCATGGACGCCACCAACTCCGCCCTGGTCAAGCTGCCCAGCGGCGCAAAAAACCTGATCATCGGCGGCATGAACGACAACACCGTGCTCGGCGGCGTACGCGCTACCGAAAGCGCCGGCTTCAAGGCCGCCAATGTGATCGGCATCGGCATCAATGGCACTGACGCCATCGGCGAACTTAAAAAGCCTAGCAGCGGCTTCTTCGGCTCGATGCTGCCTAGCCCGCATATCGAGGGCTACAACACCGCGTTGATGATGTTCGAGTGGGTCACCAAGGGCACCGAGCCTGCGAAGTACACGGCCATGGACGAAGTCACCCTGATCACCCGTGAGAACTTCCAGGCAGAACTGACCAAGATCGGGTTGTGGCAATGA